The Frondihabitans australicus genome includes a region encoding these proteins:
- the add gene encoding adenosine deaminase — translation MTDTTLATEATEAAPVRDLAALPKGHLHIHWEAAIRKATLEEMGAAAGIEIDIPTEFDDFSFFSATYRSMLQVLSVEENLYRLFEETIEDCAREGVVYAEFGASPHFYAETFGSTEKALDVLIAKAAEIGAKHGVEVGLMITLDRTESIETAVAYATIAAAYAGRGVVSLGLANDERGYPAADFVEAFRIGKEAGLLSTPHAGELAGPSEVRAAVEILQADRVLHGVTSAEDPSLMQELAAKGICLDVCPTSNDLLGVVQTIHEHPLKVFLAAGVRCSINADDPVLFGPSILDEYETSRTVLGLSDDELAACARSSIECSGASAELKARALAGIDAWLA, via the coding sequence CCGGTTCGCGATCTCGCCGCCCTGCCCAAGGGCCACCTCCACATCCACTGGGAGGCCGCGATCCGCAAGGCCACCCTCGAGGAGATGGGAGCGGCCGCCGGCATCGAGATCGACATCCCGACCGAGTTCGACGACTTCTCGTTCTTCAGCGCGACCTACCGTTCGATGCTGCAGGTGCTGAGCGTCGAGGAGAACCTCTACCGCCTCTTCGAGGAGACCATCGAGGACTGCGCCCGCGAGGGAGTCGTCTACGCCGAGTTCGGCGCGAGCCCGCACTTCTACGCCGAGACGTTCGGGTCGACCGAGAAGGCCCTCGACGTTCTCATCGCGAAGGCGGCCGAGATCGGCGCGAAGCACGGCGTCGAGGTCGGGCTCATGATCACGCTCGACCGCACCGAGAGCATCGAGACCGCCGTCGCCTACGCGACGATCGCCGCCGCCTACGCCGGTCGCGGCGTCGTGTCGCTCGGACTCGCCAACGACGAGCGCGGCTACCCGGCCGCCGACTTCGTCGAGGCCTTCCGCATCGGCAAGGAGGCAGGCCTCCTCTCCACGCCGCACGCGGGCGAGCTGGCCGGGCCGTCCGAGGTCCGCGCCGCCGTCGAGATCCTGCAGGCCGACCGTGTCCTCCACGGCGTCACCAGCGCCGAAGACCCCTCGCTCATGCAGGAGCTCGCGGCGAAGGGCATCTGCCTCGACGTCTGCCCGACCTCCAACGACCTCCTCGGCGTCGTCCAGACGATCCACGAGCACCCGCTGAAAGTGTTCCTCGCCGCGGGTGTCCGCTGCTCCATCAACGCCGACGACCCCGTGCTCTTCGGCCCGTCGATCCTCGACGAGTACGAGACCAGCCGCACGGTGCTCGGCCTCTCCGACGACGAGCTCGCCGCGTGCGCCCGCTCGTCGATCGAGTGCTCGGGCGCGTCCGCCGAGCTGAAGGCCCGCGCCCTCGCTGGCATCGACGCCTGGCTCGCGTGA